The following are from one region of the Bradyrhizobium sediminis genome:
- a CDS encoding PIN domain-containing protein, with protein MTDFTSVEIPKPKDWQAFERHCRLLFEHSLRDTAVQNNGRPGQRQHGVDIFGKRGGGNGPQVGVQCKGKSSDYGNALTEKELAAEVEKTKKFRPELEEFIIVTTASDDAKIQLEARLLEKKVRGEGRNLSIQVWGWGRIQDEINRFQEVVRAFHPDKQPFSDQIRDEVRETNRLVAEGNALSESGIAQIKQTLAQLMVAQRPPLTTEAAGSSDAFDKELHSQIDAYRDLLRKGQPRTALTLLTRLKERLGEAASQRVRYRLLSNIGAAHYNLGEYDTASDFLLEAAPLNPDDPISLANKTAALLIKGRREEAHALATAAILAHPDSEELALQRIQALKPGETSEDVWRTLSTRAKNKAAIFGFRIAALRDEKNEDWMKVAAEGRSLYPDDEGLKIMQAESVLGRLLHADPGAAGLLHNDAPTSGEIEQAALTLEKCWTDSKKSEGPPKLACAHNAALAWNLLRKSARAAAILDEAIAAGCDSDETKHLRLSIYRKQGKIEEAIKLSDTLSDTPIHRIMRADLRIETAPAEARKILSGRGAFTHWSDIVAAALAVVESFIREENFDEALREADRLEQVLPHHAQGPLAHFRVKMARGDKGAADDVLRAFSLVNPDTDFPTRFLVAEGLATAGRFDDVVTLLADTTDRHYDSPALRALIAAAVNTDKRVLLRQIFRELPPELITDRYYAKAKIALSIRTGSIPKAEQEICAFLEREPDNLELYIHLLHALFRQNKIEELKTEVQKPSSGFKGQPSDFMTLAHFKDDFGDWQEAHKLAYATLLANPNSQSVAMAYVGVFLRPGHSQGLTIHPSAVEPGMAVEVKTADGSGVYVIEPEASLRPGVHYLPPDHLLATRLLGKKQGDRIELPDGTAAEVAWVKPKVLHALHDVMENFNNWHPEATGLERVKIEPGKDGGLEPMLERLRDRHDAVEQIGTLYDAGALPIAIVGKSLGCDAVEAMVGLASTGHRIRSCDGNHLERNTALAAIDVNAVKGCVVDYVTLHIIRRLKLEGVVTAVCGPMKIVDATRLTLQRKIFELGERIDETSMSISWHDGQYWRQETSPERKREHLSVLEADRAWLEANTQIIPAEGNRDPSPELAPLVERFGSGFFDEMRAAEGAGLLLLSEDFVLRGLAEQEFKVPGTWLQPVLMGALDRRVMTLDEYRAAIVSFIDSKFEFISVGAPLVVSSVHGTKGHTLPKEFEIIASRIGGKKADIASHVRVAYASAVRIWSDERLSETLRQGAIGRLLERVIDERDPVEARLVLKSWLITESERPSSMHHYMTGWLRGHFINL; from the coding sequence ATGACCGATTTCACCTCTGTCGAGATTCCCAAACCAAAGGACTGGCAGGCGTTTGAGCGCCATTGCCGGTTGCTGTTCGAACATTCCCTGCGCGACACGGCGGTTCAGAACAATGGTCGTCCAGGCCAGCGCCAGCATGGCGTCGACATCTTCGGAAAACGCGGCGGCGGCAACGGGCCGCAGGTCGGAGTCCAGTGCAAGGGAAAATCGAGCGACTACGGCAACGCGCTCACAGAAAAGGAGCTTGCCGCCGAGGTAGAAAAAACAAAGAAATTCCGTCCGGAACTCGAAGAGTTCATCATTGTCACGACGGCGTCTGACGACGCAAAGATTCAACTGGAGGCGCGTCTCCTTGAGAAGAAAGTCCGCGGCGAAGGGCGCAATCTGTCGATACAAGTGTGGGGTTGGGGCCGCATCCAGGACGAAATAAACCGTTTCCAGGAAGTCGTTCGCGCTTTTCACCCGGACAAGCAACCCTTCAGCGACCAGATACGTGATGAAGTACGCGAGACCAACCGCCTCGTGGCGGAAGGCAATGCTTTGAGCGAATCGGGCATCGCCCAGATAAAGCAGACGTTGGCCCAGCTGATGGTCGCCCAGCGCCCGCCCTTGACGACGGAAGCTGCAGGTTCGTCCGATGCTTTCGACAAGGAGCTTCATAGCCAAATTGACGCGTATCGCGACCTCCTGCGCAAAGGCCAGCCGCGAACGGCCTTAACTCTGCTGACCCGATTGAAAGAGAGGCTCGGCGAGGCCGCGTCGCAACGCGTGCGGTATCGGCTTCTGTCGAACATCGGCGCGGCGCATTACAATCTCGGAGAATACGACACAGCAAGTGACTTTCTGCTTGAAGCAGCGCCTCTCAATCCGGATGACCCGATAAGCCTCGCCAATAAGACGGCCGCGCTACTCATCAAAGGACGGCGAGAGGAAGCGCATGCGCTTGCTACGGCAGCCATCCTTGCGCATCCCGACAGTGAAGAACTGGCCCTGCAGCGCATTCAGGCCCTCAAGCCCGGCGAAACTAGCGAGGATGTCTGGCGGACTCTTTCCACCAGGGCAAAAAATAAGGCCGCCATCTTCGGCTTCCGCATTGCTGCCCTGCGTGATGAAAAAAATGAAGACTGGATGAAGGTCGCGGCTGAAGGTAGATCGCTCTATCCTGACGATGAAGGGTTGAAAATTATGCAGGCCGAGAGCGTGCTCGGCCGGTTGTTACACGCTGACCCCGGCGCCGCTGGACTCCTACACAACGACGCGCCGACGAGCGGTGAAATCGAGCAGGCCGCCCTTACGCTCGAAAAGTGCTGGACCGATTCCAAGAAGTCGGAGGGGCCACCCAAGCTTGCCTGCGCGCACAATGCCGCTCTGGCCTGGAACCTTCTTCGCAAGTCCGCCCGCGCAGCGGCGATTCTCGATGAGGCCATCGCAGCCGGTTGTGACAGCGACGAAACAAAGCATCTTCGCCTGTCGATTTACCGCAAGCAGGGAAAGATCGAGGAAGCCATTAAACTTTCCGACACTCTATCCGACACTCCAATACACCGGATTATGCGCGCTGACCTAAGAATTGAAACCGCCCCTGCCGAAGCCCGGAAGATCCTGAGCGGGCGCGGCGCGTTTACCCACTGGAGCGACATTGTCGCCGCGGCGCTTGCGGTCGTAGAATCATTTATCCGCGAAGAGAATTTCGACGAAGCGCTGCGGGAAGCCGATAGGCTGGAGCAAGTCCTACCGCACCATGCACAGGGACCGCTTGCGCATTTTCGTGTCAAGATGGCAAGGGGTGACAAAGGTGCGGCCGACGACGTTCTACGCGCTTTCTCGCTCGTCAACCCCGACACCGACTTTCCCACCCGCTTCCTTGTCGCGGAAGGCCTTGCGACGGCTGGCCGTTTTGACGATGTCGTTACATTGCTGGCGGACACGACCGACCGTCATTATGACTCTCCCGCCTTGCGTGCGCTCATCGCGGCTGCGGTCAATACCGACAAGCGCGTCTTGCTCCGCCAGATCTTTCGAGAGCTCCCGCCCGAGCTCATTACTGACCGGTACTACGCCAAGGCAAAGATTGCGCTGTCCATCCGCACCGGAAGCATCCCTAAGGCGGAGCAGGAAATTTGTGCGTTTCTCGAACGAGAGCCGGACAACCTAGAACTCTACATTCACCTTCTGCATGCGCTGTTCCGGCAAAACAAAATCGAAGAGCTGAAAACCGAAGTGCAGAAGCCATCCAGCGGCTTTAAAGGTCAGCCAAGCGATTTTATGACGCTGGCGCATTTCAAGGACGACTTCGGCGATTGGCAGGAAGCGCACAAGCTTGCTTACGCAACGCTTCTTGCCAATCCGAATAGCCAGTCCGTCGCGATGGCCTATGTCGGTGTGTTCCTGCGGCCCGGACATTCGCAAGGGCTTACGATTCATCCGTCCGCCGTCGAACCCGGCATGGCCGTCGAAGTAAAGACTGCAGACGGCAGCGGAGTCTACGTCATCGAGCCAGAAGCGTCGTTGCGCCCTGGCGTACACTACTTGCCACCTGACCACCTTCTTGCCACGCGTCTTCTCGGAAAAAAGCAGGGCGATCGCATCGAACTTCCGGACGGTACGGCGGCCGAAGTCGCTTGGGTTAAGCCCAAAGTTTTGCATGCGCTTCACGACGTGATGGAGAATTTCAATAACTGGCATCCGGAAGCCACCGGCCTTGAGCGCGTGAAGATCGAGCCGGGAAAGGATGGGGGTCTCGAGCCCATGCTTGAGCGACTGCGCGATCGGCATGACGCGGTCGAGCAGATAGGAACGCTGTACGACGCTGGCGCGTTGCCAATAGCCATTGTCGGCAAGAGCCTCGGATGCGATGCGGTTGAAGCCATGGTTGGGCTTGCAAGCACCGGCCATCGCATTCGCTCTTGCGACGGTAATCACCTTGAGCGAAACACCGCTTTGGCCGCAATCGACGTCAACGCAGTCAAGGGCTGCGTCGTCGACTACGTCACCCTGCATATTATTCGCCGCCTGAAACTTGAGGGCGTCGTGACCGCTGTCTGCGGGCCAATGAAGATTGTTGACGCCACCCGGTTGACGCTTCAGCGCAAGATATTCGAACTCGGCGAACGAATTGACGAAACTAGCATGTCGATATCCTGGCATGACGGCCAATACTGGCGGCAAGAAACCTCACCGGAACGAAAGCGTGAGCACCTATCGGTGCTGGAGGCGGACCGTGCATGGCTCGAAGCCAACACCCAAATCATTCCTGCCGAGGGCAATAGAGACCCAAGTCCGGAATTGGCCCCGCTTGTCGAACGCTTCGGGTCGGGATTCTTTGACGAAATGCGCGCCGCGGAAGGCGCGGGCCTGCTTCTCTTGTCCGAAGACTTTGTGCTGCGCGGGCTCGCAGAGCAAGAATTCAAGGTGCCGGGTACTTGGCTCCAGCCGGTTCTAATGGGCGCGCTCGATAGGAGGGTGATGACGCTCGATGAATATCGCGCGGCCATCGTGAGCTTTATCGATAGCAAATTTGAGTTCATCTCCGTTGGCGCGCCGCTTGTTGTCTCGTCGGTGCACGGCACCAAAGGGCACACACTGCCAAAGGAATTCGAGATAATTGCTTCGCGCATTGGTGGCAAAAAAGCCGACATCGCCTCACATGTCCGCGTCGCATACGCATCCGCCGTCCGGATCTGGAGTGACGAAAGACTGTCCGAAACGTTAAGGCAAGGCGCTATTGGGCGCCTGCTCGAACGGGTGATTGACGAACGAGACCCCGTCGAGGCACGACTTGTTCTCAAAAGCTGGCTTATAACGGAATCAGAAAGGCCCAGCAGCATGCATCATTACATGACCGGATGGTTGCGGGGTCATTTCATCAACCTGTAG